ATGTTGTTTGACCCACGAACGCTCATCAAATGCAGGATCAGGCTAGAAAAATCGCATGTCGCAGTGTGGCTCGACGTATGCCGAGTGTAAAAATACGGATACTCGCTTTAATCTAAGCCGGTCTTATAGGTAAGCCGAGTGCCTGTGAAGTGGATCTCGGCTTATGATCTAAGCCGGTCTAATATAAGCAGAGTGGCACAAGCCGGGTGCAGCACTCGGCTTACAGTGTCAAGGTTTAAATGGTCTTCGCCAAGTAAGTTTCATATTCGTCTTTATTTAATTTTCCTGTAGTGAACCGAGGGGAGAGGATGCCACAGTTGTCGTGACGTCTGATCCACACGCTTGCAGGCATCTAATGGGTGATGCGAGTAAGTATGTTAGCAACCTACCTGGCGAAGGCACTCCGCAGCTAGAAGGATGCAACGCCAGACCAACAGGTCGAGATGTGAGAGGCCCAACCATGAGTTCAGTGGGCCGCAGTGGATCTCCTACACGTTTGGGGCCAATGAAGAGTAAGCAGCATAGTGATATAAGCGTGTGAGGGGACGGTATGTGTGGTTCTATCCTAGGTTGGATCAGCACGACTGGCGGCCTGCAACCTTTATCCTCTTTCTCCCTTGCGGTCTACATGGGATTGACATGGCAACTTGATGGGCCTTGCACTCCCTATCGCACTGTCGGAGCAACATGTCCGGAAGCAACATCCCCACTAAAAAGGCCACGACATCCCTCATCATGCTAGTTTTTTTCTAACACAGTACAGACGCGGacgctcatacatacgcacataAGCTCACCCCTAAGaatgcacgcacgcacaccctgctcttatgagcaccttcgagagactgagccggcacatcatcttgagattgactgTTAGACTAATATGTCACGTATCACGACATATCTCATAATCCCTTCAATTGAGGAGAATCGTTATTATTGTGATCTCTCATTTATGGTTAGAATTGTAATATTTGTTTATACATTAACACGCAATGGAAAAGCCTAAGTGTGGCAAATTCCCATAATCCCTttcatggtatcagagcctagtgATCCTCACGCTTCCGCACCCATCTCCCAACACTGCCGGTCCCCTTTTTTTCTTAATCGCTTTCATTAACAAAGTCGCCACAGACATCTTCGTAGTCGACAGGAACGTCTGCGCCCGCTAAACGCGCATCGCCAAAAGGCCTAAAATAAATCCAGAGAAATGCCAGCACCAGGAACGCACATCTGGTGGACCGGgaataccactgtcctcctaaccatcgcGGTTTGATTCATCTTCGCCGTGCTAGTTGGTTGGACCATTTGAAATGAGAGAAATGCTCGTGTGTTCCGACACAAATCAACACTAGCACCGATTATCTCCGGCATCATCAAAAGGGAAGGTTGACTTTGGTTATTGTGGGTGCAAAAAAATAGGGGTACTAACATAATACCGgtagagcactagtagaaaaagggtcatctgtcccggttggtaagggccttttgtcccggttgttgaaccgggactaaagagtcgttactaatgccctagccctttagtcccggttcttacacgaacagGGACAGACGGGCCTCCACGTGgacgctgcggccagcccaggcaggagggcctttggtcccggttggtgacaccaaccgggaccaaaaggcatccacgcgtcagcatttcagtggctggggtttttttttaaagggggagagtttagggggtaatttagggtgtgtaagctagctaacagagagaactgtcctctcttatttccgtgcttgatttaccaacgctactactatgcctaaacatggcttagattaaagtgaaggcaacatgtggtgcatctcgaaagtaatattaatcctaacttgatgaagtttggattagtactactttcgacatgcaccacatgcttgtttccttcacttcattccaatccatgttcatttcaccaactgatatataataactcttcatgcccgcatcatgcatcatcataataacaagtcctactaatcatcatcatacaacttttactcgttattaataacaagtcatacgatcatcatccttatagtcatcgaaccaaccctacttaattgttcttagcacatgatcatcagtattaggtaggacctaaataccctctttaaggtaaaatagcataaaacaatatagaccccgactctccattatggagaatggagatcatcctatctCCAATTTTTGCGCtccgcttccttttgcttccaagaacctccttgcgactgtccatacattttttccattctttgattttcatgtctccacttcttttagaaatccggtatggacagttgagattcgtaggatgacctggttgtatgttcaaaacatcaaggctaccattctgatacatcaaatgaggcacacaatcctctgggattatctgttgaaaaacatagtaataacttcatagttagcaatgatgtactagttttagaagtatgcaaaagatgcacggatgtcgtaatagtaagaaatcttaccagggtatctccatagtagttaccgtagttcaacacgtgcactagtggcacgtattgaccataatgtggaggagttttacaatagatattgtaattctcaagatcagtacaaaatccgaccagatgagttttctccttataagttaactcagagccatcggtgtagtaggttctgtctaccatgttccgcacattgtttgaacaatcaaaataagctgtcaatgaaaataagctgtcaactattttgaaatgaacaatataaattagctaataactatgtttgagaaactcacatagcggtagaattggaggcgtatcaacaaggacccaaatgtccatattgtcttgctcgatgtcaggatcaccaagatccatggtgacaagcataccctcatcaaaaccatacatcttgcaaaatgcttcccaatttttgcaaccaaaatgggttacgctctcagaattatacagatttacttcaaaatctatatcatgatgggtccttaggtgaattttctttgtttccatactttcatggtcttcaaaacccatcctctccaagacgtagcgtcttgcatggcatgggataagctagtcgaattgtaaaagatgaaaagtacacgttgaaatagttgaagtcgtgcttaattacgaaaaaataacacttgtcgtcgttgcgtaccgtttcaacatcgaaggtctcctccagcttaatactgaagcgccgatcttcgtccaggtgaggcctgtcgcacagacctcggtcgtcgtggcaccagtcgcactcccccgggagactttcgtcgtccgagtacgacatttcctatgttcataattcaaatattaaacgtctacaattaaatatatgtactaaaaaacctaagttagatcattattattcatcacgggttgactatcggtttgtcgagtcttttcttgaaaactctcagctcacgtggtgtatacattcaaccgttggtgatggtcgctcctcctttcatccccgagtgcattacaccaaaatgtctagcacacgggaatgaaggagaagcgacccccacgacaacagtcgggattcttcgtcctctcatatatatatggtggaactctccctcactgattcctctcagacatttgcgaccgtcggggatggtagctccttcctttcgttcccgagtgcattacaccaaattgtctagcacacgggaacgaaggagaagctacccccacgacaacagtcgagattcttcgtcctctcatatatggtggagactcaatagacttaaagtcaacccgaaatatcgtttaattatctttctaaaaccggttcgtggctggtctcacctcgaggtcggagggggtcggtgacggggacgacggcggggatgatggaggggggctcctagatttctgcgaaaacaaaaaccctataagctatcaactaatcatatgcatacgccttgcatagtactctccaattttagcattcaaagtaggagtagttttccaatttgagcattcaataagcaaaatcaatcacaaaataaagtagtattcaaattaggatgcattcaattataagcaaaactacatcatctccatgcgtccgtacatcgtcgaatattatcactaatacacctcgaatactatcatacatatagcatcgctagtacagctagaaccgtagcgcccgacgggtatcggcgccgggcggtggatacccaaagagaaggaaccatcataggatcgtagctccagtgagatccctgaagaacctgccaggtattgtcgaacctgcactccaacgcaaccatgtagcgacggacgtgctcgtcctcctcgctgacacggtgacgtatcACCTccacggtgtccggaagcctcggcaccatcactggcccacgcgaccgccaccaaacaaggatcgggtcaatgacgggctggctcctcaccaacctacgccccccggaaggtagcacctcccaaaaccagcccggcggagcccagtcccggacatggcccctctgatcaagccggcctcctccgccgagtcgacgacgaggatgcgggattggcatcgtcgacgtcgatgcgggaataattactttaactaaaaaataaaatagttctattaattttcttgctaaaaataaactacttctatagtaaaataaactagttttattaaatcaactagttcaactactaagcacttactataaatagaataaagtagtacttactaaaaataaactagtttaactagttctattatttttctaactaattctattaaacactttctcttcttattctatgaacaaaattacaacagaaaaaatcataaaattctatgaacaagataaaaaattctatgaacaaaattacaacagaaaaaattataaaaattctatgaaaaaatgacactttctttgcatatatatgaacacacaaacatttgcatattcaacagtaatatcacaaaaaaaatctatgaacagaaaaaaaattctaacttttgcatattcatttatgaacaaattacaacaactcaattaactacacatctaaattaggaaattcatatgagctcactaagggggcggcgatcgacgaggaggcagggcacgggggcgacggtgaggggcgcggccacgggcgacgaggaggcagggggcggcgacggcgatggtgaggggcgcggcgatgggcgacgaggaggcaggggcggAGGTGAGGGGCACgacgacgggcgacgaggaggcagggggcgcgcggcGGCGCGCGACGGCTTCGGAGGCAGGgctacgacggcgacggcgaggcgcagaggggcagcctggcggcgtcgtcggggcggggaagacgaactgaatgaaaaaaattcacaagtgctagttatatagacgaagcattggtcccggttcgtgacagcaaCCGGGACGAATGCGACAATCTCGGCGGCGTCGTCGACGGCGACGGttgctgtcacgaaccgggaccaatgcgacctttagttccggttggtgccaccaaccaggaccaaaggcctcttttcagcagcccaaagggcgggaagcagcggcctttggtcccggttggtggcaccaaccgggactaatgggggggcattggtaccggttagtgccacgaaccggtaccaatgcacacctttagtctcggttggtgccaccaaccgggagcaaaggccttgtgctgctgcgcccgcgtcgaaagtttagtcccacctcgctagttgagaggggcgcgcagtggtttataagccctactgccgcacccctctcgagctcctctccattgcaggcttacggacctaattgtcactgctatgcctgatgggcttagcgggcctgaatcctggcccatcgatgggtttctagtcgtattcaggtcgtggtggcccagtaggtggcatatttttattttttgcttgtttttatgttttcttttttgcaatatttattttgttttgtttctacttacaacaaaaaacttatttattttattttattttgtttctaattacttatttattttactttatgataattctttttgctattaaagtttctaacaaaaaaagttctttatgaaaattctttttgcttttaatgattttgaacagaaaatacttcgataattttagttgcatcaattttatataattttagtttcaataatactagaggtttcttataatgctttgaacagaaaatactttgttaattttagtttcataaattttattaaagtttattttattttgtttctacttatatattttaataaagttcatattattttgtttctaattatttatttattttatttgttatttttcatgcaccatttttcatgcatttactgattattttgagctataagaccctaaaattgaaaagcatttcaaatgaactctgaaaaggttgaaagttggcatggtatcatcatttcatccacatagcatgtgcaagaaagttgagagggttacggcaaaaactggatgcacttcgtgtacaaaacggacaatctctttcaaagtatcagaatttcatacggaaactcgtttgttacaaagggatttcatttttttaaacttatttgaactcctgacttttcgtgtgttcaaaatgcaccattcaaagccacatcatcaattttcaaccctttctgacttcatttgttatttttcatgcagtgacggattgttttgagctaaatgaccctgaattgaaaagccctacaaatgagctctgaaaaggttgaaagttggcatggtatcatcatttcacccacatagcatgtgctaaaaagttgagagggttacgacaaaagctggatgcacttcgtgaacaaaatggacaatctctttcgaagtatcagggtttcggacgaaaactcatctgttacaaagggattttattttcttgacttatttgaactccagactttttgtgtgttcaaaatgaaccattcaaagcagagactgattttgaatggtgcatattcaacacacaaaaagtctgtaaagatcaccaaccccaacataaaaaaatgagcatagatgcgcctatagagagaattcaacctaaattcataataaatttctatgaatttcaaagaaattcactctgaatttaggtcaaatttcctgtataagggcatctattttcactttgagaggagctcaacaaggcagagggggacgggcttataaaccggtatgagcgcccttcggttggcgaggtgggactgaactcagaccgcaacgaggaccaaccctttagtcccggtttgtggcacaaaccgggactaatggtcaggggccaggggcgaggcgcattggtctcggttcgtgcgtggaaccgggaccaaaaggtccagacgaaccgggaccaatggcccacgtggcccggccggccccctgggctcacgaaccaggacAGTTGCcttctttggtcccggttcgtgagcgaaccgggattaatggtattacgagggccgaacaaatgccctattttctactagtggagcAATGACCCCTTTTGTATTTGGGGTGATGTGTAACAATTTTTGTTATCCTTTTTAATTAATGAATGAGGATGCcttcattttgtttttttttactTTGTGCATTGGTATATAGCTGTAAATTCCGAACCAAACGTAATATCGTCTCCACAAAAATTGACCATGAATTCACACGAAATTTCAGACATGCAACAATCCAGATTTATTCGAGTTTAAGTAGGTACAAGTACATCACGAGACGGTATTACCGTGTACATAAGGTGGTGCGTGACAGTAGATTAACTTGTGCTAACCAATTACATATATCGATGGATCCTCGCAAGCATTGTGTCTGGGAGATGGGGTCTGCGCGCGGATGTAATTAGGGCTGGCTACCCGCCGGTGGTTTACATCCATAAACTGTGCGGCACCCACGGCCGGTGTAGGGTTGACCGGCACTGCCCGGCGTCGGAACAGCAGGGACGTTAGGGTCGAGAGCACCGGTGCCTGGACGGGAAACCATGGACGGACGTTATTCAGCAGGTCGAGGTCAGCATGTATAACAAGTTAATCAATTACAAAAATGAGGAAATGAACGGACACCGTCCGACGACTGACCTGAGGTGGCGGCGTCGTGGACGGCGGCTCCAAGACAGACGGAGCTGTTGATGATGACCgcggcgatggcgacgaagagagCGATATGCACGAGCGCCGTGGGACGACGGCCGGCAGCACTGTGGGACGCCATGCTGGTGTGTTTCGAGCGAGGCTTCGAAAGCTAGTTGTGCACGTCTGCTATCCTGCTCTGATGCTTGCTGTTCGAAGAAGGCCCGTACGTATTTGTAGACCGTCCGTGTGGTCGAGAGAGAGAGATACCACCAAATTTCTGCGGTTAGTCAAGGCCCGCGTGACTGGTGGCCGTACACGACGACCGACGAAAGAGACATATGCAGTCGATCAATCGACGAGCCAACGCACGCAGCGACGACCGAAGATAAGTCACTACGGCCGCGCAGCAAGACAAGATTCCCTTCTCCATTTTTCTCCGGTCAGTCAACCAGTCCCCACATTGCTTACTTATCTATGTGAAAAAGTATAGGATTGCTGAATATTATGTTGTTTTGATCTAACCCGTGCATTGGGTATATATAGAGGTACAATGGAAggagagagacttggagtagaggaCAAGTTAAACCTATCATATCTCTATCTCTTATCTCTATCTTATACGTAAATATacttctaacattccccctcagtcgtagcgggagtgaagcAGACGATTGCGACTGAATTTGAAGTCTTGCGCTTTTGTCGTCTTCTTCGCTGCATCATCATCAACTGCGTTTCTGATGGCTGATAGGTCGGCACCTAGGGCGGTGACTgcgtccccttctggtgccttccctgtcttctcctctattccctcccgcagtcacagcgggAGTGTCGTGGACGCAAGTGACGAGACGGACGTtgttgactggagttgttgccgaTGAGTTGCTGTAGATGTAGCCATTAATGTCGAGGTAGCCGATCATGGTGATGTAGCCATGGTTGAGGTAGTCGTGGTCGATTGTGTGTTCGtcgtggatgatgaagccgcacaaagccgGAGGCGCAAAAATGCGCTATGAAGGAGCTGCAGACGTGGACGatgcaccttgcggatgtcagagggtgccgtcggcgatgagtccaccggttttgccaagaccggaggaagcccatcgagcacacatcggttttgccaTAACCGTGTGGCTGTGTATGGTCGTCACTGTAGTGACGCCGTGTTGATGCAGTCGTGCCGTCGtggatgacgcggtcgatgccgtCGTCGTGACGCGGTCATTGTCGTCGTCGAGGTCGCGTCTTGCAGAAAAGTCTGTCAGAGGACACTCGTTGTCCATCTTGTGGGCTGGGTTGTAGAGGCGGCGGCGATGGATTGACGAGATTGTTGATGAAGACCACGTTGATGTAGACCTTGGCGTTGATGTGTCGGTGATGATGTTGCAGCGGCATGTCGACGATGATGTGTCGGTGATGATGTTGCAGCGGCATGTCGATGATGATGCGTCGTTTGGAGGCGTCCCTCGTGACGACGAAGTGTCGATGCCGTGTTCTGCCAAAGAAGTATGTTGGCTTGTAGCCTGGCGTAGTCGTACAGCTAGATGAAGTGATCAGGTCGGTGCACATGCATCGGCTGGAGGAGACCACCTACGCGCGTGTGTGTCTCGATCGTAGGCGAGGGCAGGCCTGGAGTAGATGACCCAGCTCCTGCTCGTCGTTCTTGTGTCGATAAAGATGAAGATTGGATCTACGTGGATGAGCAGTATGTCGCCGCTCAGCCCGTCAGCCGAAGTCCCTAATTTGCTTGGAGTCCTGGTGCATCACGCATGCCTCGAGCCTGGAGGCTATGCCTATGATGTGGTGTCAGCTTTATCTTGCATGGAGAAGCGGTGCATGCTGGCCGAACAACGCATGGAGTGAGCTGGATGTGGTCGCTCCATTGCCGGCCCGCCTGGCTGAGGTCACGTTCGTGCTAGCGAGTCGCTGAGGGCCTGTCCTTCATGGAGTCATGGCAGGGGGCGTGAGTGGATGGATGTGGGTCGTCGTCGTAGGATGCGCGGTGGAGTCGACGGAGTGGAAGAAACTGCCCTCCCGTGATCCGCGGCATGCATGCACGGGTTCGTCGCCCATGAAAGGATGCAGTAGGCTCGTGCATGTGTGTCATCATCCCGTATCGACGTACAGGATCCGGCGGTAGTCACATGCTGGAGTCGAAGGGATCGATCTGCAATGCGGCGTCGTGGAGTTGCTTGAGTCGAAGTAGATTTGATCTGCCGCGTCACGGAGTTGCGAGAATCTGGTGCCTTCCCTGTCTTCTCCTCTAttttgttgaaatatattgcccgcctccctccatcagttcggaTTTTTGGATGAGTTAGCtggtgcatgaattcaatatggtatcagagccaagaggtcttgagttcaagaccctgccaacgcagtattaaaaTAAAAAGATCATGCGCCCTACTCCGATCCCACGTCTAAGGATTAAAATagcctagacgtgagggggagtgttgaaatatattgcccgccttcctccaaaagtccaaactgatggaggctggcgggcaatatatttcaacactccccccACGTCTAGactattttagtccttagacgtgggatcgGTGTAGGCCGCATGATCTCTTTAttttaatactgcgttggcagggtcttgaactcaagacctcttggctaggataccatattgaattcatgcaccagtcaactcatccaaaagtccgaactgatggagggaggtaggcaatatatttcaacactgcCCCGCACGTCTAAactattttagtccttagacgtgggatcgGTGTAGGCTGCAGGATCTTTTTATTTTAATATtgcgttggcagggtcttgaactcaaaacctcttggctctgataccatgtgaaAAAGTATAGGATTGCTGAATATTATATTGTTTTGATCTGACCCGTGTATGGGGTATATATAGAGGTACAATGGAGggagagagacttggagtagaggaCAAGTTAAACCTATCCTATCTCTATTTCGTATCTCTATCTTAAACATAAATATACTTCTAACAATCTACACTACAAGTTAAAATTAGCACAATGGCTATATGTAAGACTATTGAATTTACAATTTGGGTAAGTCAGTTTTGTGAGAGGAGAAAGAAAAGTCTTAGGCTAATGATCTAGTAGAAAATTG
This window of the Triticum aestivum cultivar Chinese Spring chromosome 5D, IWGSC CS RefSeq v2.1, whole genome shotgun sequence genome carries:
- the LOC123119369 gene encoding protein WIR1B, which produces MASHSAAGRRPTALVHIALFVAIAAVIINSSVCLGAAVHDAATSGTGALDPNVPAVPTPGSAGQPYTGRGCRTVYGCKPPAGSQP